From Methanobacterium petrolearium, a single genomic window includes:
- a CDS encoding 50S ribosomal protein L34e, which translates to MPALRYRSRTYKRTFRRTPGGKTVLHYKKKKPKKHHCAECGKLLHGVPRGRPYEIGKLSKSQKRPNRPFGGNLCPECTRRFFKEQARSEARS; encoded by the coding sequence ATGCCAGCATTAAGATACAGATCACGAACCTATAAAAGAACCTTCCGCAGGACTCCTGGAGGCAAAACAGTCCTCCACTACAAGAAGAAGAAACCTAAAAAGCACCATTGTGCTGAGTGTGGTAAACTTTTACACGGAGTTCCCAGGGGAAGACCTTACGAGATAGGAAAACTTTCCAAATCCCAAAAAAGACCTAACAGGCCATTTGGAGGTAACCTATGCCCTGAATGCACCCGCCGGTTCTTCAAAGAACAGGCCAGA
- a CDS encoding EMC3/TMCO1 family protein, whose product MAFEFITQPVFAALDFVFMPLINTFGPMIGVFVISTIVAFFITLANKLLVDQDKLQDSQKKMKSFQQEMMAAQKSGDPKAMAKVQENQAEFMKMQQQMMMNSFKPMIVTFVPIILVFWWMGQETFISKLVVELPSFIFYVLLVPVFHTFYHQSPGVPYMAIEWLGWYFLCSFAMSMVFRKFMGLKSGGI is encoded by the coding sequence ATGGCATTTGAATTCATAACCCAACCAGTATTTGCGGCACTGGACTTCGTGTTCATGCCACTGATCAATACATTTGGCCCCATGATTGGTGTGTTTGTGATATCCACCATTGTGGCGTTCTTCATAACCCTGGCCAACAAACTACTGGTTGACCAGGACAAACTGCAAGATTCACAGAAAAAAATGAAATCCTTCCAGCAGGAAATGATGGCAGCCCAGAAATCTGGTGATCCCAAGGCAATGGCCAAAGTACAAGAAAACCAGGCAGAGTTCATGAAAATGCAGCAGCAAATGATGATGAACTCTTTCAAACCAATGATCGTTACTTTTGTACCCATCATACTTGTTTTCTGGTGGATGGGACAGGAAACATTCATCAGCAAATTAGTGGTAGAATTACCTTCCTTCATATTCTACGTACTTCTGGTGCCAGTATTCCACACATTCTATCACCAGTCACCCGGAGTCCCCTACATGGCTATTGAATGGTTAGGATGGTACTTCCTATGTTCCTTTGCCATGTCCATGGTGTTCAGAAAGTTCATGGGACTTAAAAGTGGAGGAATCTAG
- a CDS encoding adenylate kinase: MKVVVVAGIPGSGSTTVLKHALKEANYIHVNYGDVMLEIALGMELVEERDSLRKLPPETQKKIQKKAAKAIKERSAESNIIVDTHCTIRTPSGFLPGLPQWVLEKLQPDMFILIEADGDEILMRRITDTTRTRDSERLNDIKLHQEMNRATAMAYAVYTGATVKIIENHNDRLDESVNEMKGTLK; encoded by the coding sequence ATGAAAGTTGTTGTAGTTGCAGGGATACCGGGATCAGGGAGCACCACAGTGCTCAAACACGCCTTAAAAGAAGCGAATTATATTCATGTGAATTATGGGGATGTGATGCTTGAAATAGCCCTGGGAATGGAATTAGTTGAGGAAAGGGACTCACTGCGTAAACTCCCCCCAGAAACCCAGAAAAAAATTCAGAAAAAAGCTGCCAAGGCAATAAAAGAAAGATCGGCTGAATCTAATATCATTGTAGACACCCATTGCACCATAAGAACACCTTCCGGCTTCCTACCAGGACTGCCACAATGGGTTTTAGAGAAACTACAACCAGACATGTTCATACTCATTGAAGCTGATGGTGATGAAATACTCATGCGCCGTATCACTGACACCACCAGAACCAGAGACTCAGAACGCCTCAACGATATCAAACTACACCAGGAAATGAACCGAGCCACAGCCATGGCATACGCCGTATACACCGGGGCCACAGTCAAGATTATAGAAAATCATAACGACCGGTTAGATGAATCGGTTAATGAAATGAAAGGAACCTTGAAATAG
- the secY gene encoding preprotein translocase subunit SecY has translation MLKEALLQMFSFLPQVRSPTYRVPFKEKLKWTGVILILYFVLTQIPLFGLSATSVDQFAQLRAVMAGSFGSIVTLGIGPIVTASIILQLLVGGKVLDLDLSQPEDKAFFQGTQKLLAMIFTLFEGGVLILTGSLQASSPGLEWLMILQVAIGGILIIFLDEVVSKWGFGSGVGLFIAAGVSAQIIIGAFNPLATSVSPGVPSGAIPQFIYLLTTSQPDFSILIPVFSLIVVFLVVVYAQSMRVEIPLSFGGVKGARGKYPLKFIYASNMPVILTSALLLNVQLFAALFQKLGFPILGTISNGQAVSGIAYYLTTPTGISNIFTNPLGVLFYGLVFIGSCILFAWLWVELSNIGPKDVAKQLHGMGMQIPGFRSSRTQFERILKKYIPAITVMGGAAVGLLALGADLTGALGGGTGVLLTVGIVYQLYEEIAKEQLMDVHPMLRNFLGE, from the coding sequence TTGTTGAAGGAAGCTCTTCTGCAGATGTTCTCATTTTTACCTCAGGTAAGGTCACCTACCTACCGGGTTCCCTTTAAAGAAAAATTAAAGTGGACCGGGGTAATTTTGATACTCTACTTTGTACTGACTCAGATACCATTATTTGGTTTAAGTGCAACTTCAGTAGATCAGTTCGCCCAGTTGAGGGCGGTAATGGCGGGTAGTTTTGGTTCTATCGTAACCCTAGGTATAGGGCCCATAGTAACCGCATCAATCATACTCCAACTTCTGGTTGGGGGGAAGGTCCTTGACCTAGATCTTTCACAGCCTGAAGACAAGGCTTTCTTCCAGGGAACTCAGAAACTCCTGGCAATGATTTTCACTCTCTTTGAGGGAGGGGTCTTGATACTTACTGGTTCACTTCAAGCATCATCCCCAGGACTAGAATGGCTCATGATTTTACAGGTTGCCATTGGTGGAATATTGATCATATTTCTGGATGAAGTGGTATCCAAATGGGGATTTGGAAGTGGAGTGGGACTTTTCATTGCAGCCGGTGTTTCAGCACAGATCATAATTGGAGCATTCAATCCATTGGCAACTTCTGTATCACCAGGAGTGCCTTCCGGTGCAATACCCCAATTCATATACCTGTTAACCACCAGCCAACCCGACTTCAGCATATTAATACCAGTATTCTCACTTATCGTGGTGTTTTTAGTAGTAGTATATGCACAGAGTATGCGAGTTGAAATACCCTTATCCTTTGGAGGAGTGAAGGGGGCCCGTGGTAAATATCCTCTGAAATTTATCTATGCCAGTAACATGCCAGTTATCCTGACCAGTGCATTACTCCTGAACGTACAATTATTCGCAGCATTATTCCAGAAATTAGGATTCCCTATACTGGGAACCATATCCAATGGACAGGCAGTCAGTGGAATAGCCTACTATTTAACCACACCTACCGGTATTTCAAATATTTTCACTAACCCGTTAGGAGTGTTATTTTATGGTTTGGTGTTCATAGGATCGTGTATACTATTTGCATGGTTATGGGTGGAATTAAGTAACATTGGACCCAAAGATGTGGCTAAACAGTTACATGGTATGGGTATGCAGATACCTGGATTCAGGAGTAGCCGTACTCAGTTTGAAAGAATACTTAAAAAATACATCCCTGCCATAACCGTAATGGGGGGTGCTGCAGTAGGTCTTTTGGCCTTAGGAGCTGACCTTACCGGTGCACTGGGAGGAGGAACAGGTGTTCTTCTTACTGTTGGTATCGTGTACCAGCTTTATGAAGAAATTGCAAAAGAACAACTCATGGATGTACACCCCATGCTCAGAAATTTCTTAGGTGAATAA
- a CDS encoding uL15 family ribosomal protein has product MIRKTRKINKMRGSRTIGGGCSKKRRGAGHRGGRGKAGGHKHMWTWVVKFDPDRFGKSGFKRPPKTINKFKTVNLDYLDDNAEKLVQKELAQKEGKNIIIDVSQLGYDKVLGKGKVTRALTLKAKHFSQSAMRKIEENGGEAVTLQ; this is encoded by the coding sequence ATGATAAGGAAAACCCGCAAAATAAATAAAATGCGAGGCTCACGTACCATCGGCGGAGGCTGTTCCAAGAAAAGGAGAGGAGCAGGGCACCGTGGTGGAAGAGGAAAAGCCGGAGGTCATAAACATATGTGGACATGGGTAGTTAAATTCGACCCAGACCGCTTTGGTAAAAGCGGTTTTAAAAGACCTCCAAAGACCATAAACAAGTTCAAAACAGTTAATCTGGATTATCTGGATGACAACGCAGAGAAACTGGTTCAAAAAGAATTAGCCCAGAAAGAAGGTAAGAACATAATCATTGATGTTAGCCAGTTAGGCTATGACAAAGTTCTGGGTAAAGGAAAAGTTACCAGGGCACTCACCCTTAAGGCGAAACATTTCTCACAGAGTGCCATGCGTAAGATTGAAGAAAACGGTGGGGAAGCAGTAACTCTCCAATAA
- the rpmD gene encoding 50S ribosomal protein L30 has translation MIIALRVRGRTGINHDIADTLDMLRLTRINHAVLMPDTPSYQGMLQKSKDYITWGEINQETLTQLIEKRGRFPGRERFTPEALAELGDYKSAEELSEALLNEETTLEDVGLKPVFRLHPPRKGYDHIRKSFNEGGTLGYRGEEISELIKKMV, from the coding sequence ATGATTATAGCATTAAGAGTCAGAGGACGCACCGGGATCAACCATGACATAGCTGACACCCTGGACATGCTCAGACTAACAAGAATCAATCACGCAGTTCTCATGCCAGACACTCCCAGCTATCAAGGAATGCTCCAGAAAAGTAAAGACTACATAACCTGGGGAGAAATCAACCAGGAAACATTAACCCAGTTAATTGAAAAAAGAGGAAGATTCCCTGGAAGAGAACGATTCACACCTGAAGCTCTAGCTGAACTGGGAGATTATAAATCAGCAGAAGAACTATCAGAAGCCCTCCTAAATGAGGAAACCACCCTGGAAGATGTTGGTCTAAAACCAGTATTCCGACTACATCCCCCAAGGAAAGGATATGATCACATCAGAAAAAGTTTCAATGAAGGAGGAACACTGGGTTACCGGGGAGAAGAAATTTCCGAACTTATAAAGAAGATGGTGTAA
- the rpsE gene encoding 30S ribosomal protein S5: protein MNDYNNEEWEPKTNLGHMVKEGQITSIDEIFDRGLPIMELEIVDSLLPDLEEEVMDVNLVQRMHKSGRKVNFRVIVAVGNKNGYVGLGQGKAKEVGPAIRKAVDDAKYNIIKVRRGCGDWGCVCGREHTVPFKVEGKSGSVRVTLIPAPGGVGLAIGNVGKTILGLAGIDDIWSQTRGQTQTTINFAGAVFDALKKLSMVKAPTKDLKKLGVCVE, encoded by the coding sequence ATGAATGATTATAACAACGAGGAATGGGAGCCCAAAACCAACCTGGGGCACATGGTAAAGGAGGGTCAAATCACCAGTATCGATGAGATCTTCGACCGTGGCCTCCCCATCATGGAACTGGAAATAGTGGATTCACTACTCCCAGATCTGGAAGAAGAGGTAATGGACGTGAACCTGGTGCAGAGAATGCACAAATCAGGGCGTAAAGTTAACTTCCGGGTTATTGTAGCTGTGGGAAACAAAAACGGATACGTGGGACTGGGCCAGGGAAAAGCCAAAGAAGTAGGTCCAGCCATCAGAAAAGCAGTAGATGATGCTAAATACAACATCATCAAAGTCCGAAGAGGTTGCGGAGACTGGGGATGTGTCTGCGGACGAGAACACACCGTACCATTTAAAGTGGAAGGTAAAAGTGGCAGTGTCCGAGTAACCCTCATACCCGCCCCGGGAGGAGTGGGCCTGGCCATAGGAAACGTGGGCAAAACCATCCTGGGACTAGCAGGAATCGACGATATATGGTCTCAAACAAGAGGACAAACCCAAACCACAATCAACTTTGCAGGAGCAGTATTTGACGCTCTTAAAAAGTTAAGCATGGTTAAAGCACCTACCAAAGACCTTAAAAAACTAGGCGTCTGTGTGGAGTAA
- a CDS encoding 50S ribosomal protein L18, which translates to MAHGSRYKVAFKRRKEGKTDYGARLKLIGLDKHRLVIRVTGNHTIAQIIDVELSGDQTLISAHSQELKNIGWMASGKNTSAAYLTGYLCAKKAIKEGIGGAVLDMGLKSSTKGSRVYAALKGAIDAGLEIPYNDIVLPDDDRITGEHIAQYAQTLDKAEMEKKFSQYLKKGLSPQDLPDHFQSIKEKIEKEVS; encoded by the coding sequence ATGGCACACGGATCAAGATATAAAGTAGCATTTAAGCGTAGAAAAGAAGGAAAAACCGATTACGGTGCAAGATTAAAACTTATAGGATTGGACAAGCATCGTCTGGTAATTCGAGTTACTGGTAATCACACCATAGCCCAAATAATTGATGTGGAACTTTCCGGAGATCAAACACTGATTTCAGCCCATTCCCAGGAACTTAAAAATATAGGATGGATGGCCAGTGGAAAAAACACATCCGCAGCATACCTAACAGGATACCTTTGCGCTAAAAAAGCCATCAAAGAAGGTATAGGTGGAGCAGTCCTGGACATGGGACTTAAAAGCTCAACAAAAGGTTCCAGAGTGTATGCAGCACTCAAAGGAGCAATTGATGCCGGTCTTGAAATACCTTACAATGATATTGTACTTCCTGACGATGACAGAATCACCGGAGAACACATTGCCCAGTACGCCCAAACATTGGACAAAGCTGAAATGGAGAAAAAGTTCTCCCAATATCTGAAAAAGGGACTTTCCCCACAGGACTTACCTGATCACTTTCAAAGTATCAAGGAAAAGATCGAAAAAGAGGTATCATAA
- a CDS encoding 50S ribosomal protein L19e — MNLTTQKRLAADLLKVGVNRVWIDPDNLEEVSRAITREGVNKLIQDGYIKARPKKGISSYRSKKIAEQKKKGRRKGRGSIKGAKGARNPKKKAWMTTIRALRKDLKDMRDEREINRTTYRKLYRMAKGGAFRSKSYMKTYARDHDLLR; from the coding sequence ATGAATCTTACTACTCAAAAGAGACTAGCTGCAGACCTGCTAAAAGTGGGTGTGAACAGGGTATGGATAGACCCTGATAACCTGGAAGAAGTTTCCCGGGCAATCACCAGGGAAGGAGTTAACAAACTCATCCAGGACGGGTACATAAAAGCACGACCCAAAAAAGGAATCAGCAGTTACCGATCAAAAAAGATAGCAGAACAGAAAAAGAAAGGAAGAAGGAAAGGCAGAGGAAGTATAAAAGGAGCAAAAGGGGCAAGAAACCCTAAAAAGAAAGCCTGGATGACTACTATCAGGGCACTCCGAAAGGACCTCAAGGACATGAGGGATGAACGTGAAATCAACCGCACCACCTACCGTAAACTATACAGAATGGCTAAAGGTGGGGCATTCCGTAGTAAATCCTACATGAAAACCTACGCCAGAGACCACGACCTATTAAGATAA
- a CDS encoding 50S ribosomal protein L32e encodes MRKPKFRRQEWHRYKKLGEKWRKTRGKTSKTRRYEGRKPAMPTIGYCSPNATKGLHPSGYEDVLVCNVKDLEKLKPETQAGRISSTVGLRKREVLLEKADELGIKILNE; translated from the coding sequence ATGAGGAAACCAAAATTCAGAAGACAGGAATGGCACCGGTACAAAAAATTGGGCGAAAAATGGAGGAAAACCCGGGGTAAAACTAGTAAAACCCGAAGGTATGAAGGTCGTAAACCTGCCATGCCAACCATCGGATACTGTTCACCCAATGCCACAAAAGGATTACATCCCTCAGGATATGAGGATGTCCTGGTGTGCAATGTTAAGGACCTGGAAAAATTAAAACCCGAAACCCAGGCCGGAAGGATCAGCTCAACTGTCGGACTCAGAAAAAGAGAAGTATTGCTCGAAAAAGCAGATGAGCTGGGAATCAAGATCCTGAATGAATAG
- a CDS encoding 50S ribosomal protein L6: MALAVVLREEIPVPEGVEVTIDKEVTVNGPKGELKRKFNQGNVTIKQEDSMVVLETRFPKKKDKAMLGTIKSHISNMIQGLTEGFTYRMKIVYAHFPMTVKAAKEKVTIENFLGERYPRTAKVVGTAQVKVQGDEVIITGVNKEDVGQTMANLEQATKIKGRDPRVFQDGIYLVAKE, from the coding sequence ATGGCTTTAGCAGTGGTTCTAAGGGAAGAAATACCCGTCCCAGAAGGCGTGGAAGTCACCATAGACAAAGAAGTGACAGTTAACGGGCCCAAAGGAGAACTTAAACGTAAGTTCAATCAGGGTAACGTCACCATTAAACAGGAAGATAGTATGGTGGTGCTGGAAACTCGCTTCCCTAAAAAGAAGGATAAAGCAATGTTGGGAACCATAAAATCCCATATCAGTAACATGATCCAAGGATTAACCGAAGGATTCACCTACCGGATGAAAATTGTTTACGCTCACTTCCCAATGACTGTCAAGGCAGCCAAGGAAAAAGTAACCATCGAAAACTTCCTGGGAGAACGCTACCCCCGCACAGCCAAAGTTGTGGGCACAGCTCAGGTAAAAGTTCAGGGAGATGAAGTAATCATCACCGGTGTGAATAAAGAAGATGTGGGCCAAACCATGGCCAACCTTGAACAAGCTACTAAAATCAAGGGCAGAGACCCAAGGGTATTCCAGGATGGAATATACCTGGTGGCTAAGGAGTGA
- a CDS encoding 30S ribosomal protein S8 yields the protein MTLMDPLANALTNMRNNEMQGNNKCNITPASKMIGQVLRTMQKEGYIGEFEYVDDEKAGQFTVELEGNINKCGVIKPRHAVKNDEFEKFEKRYLPSKNFGIMIVTTSEGIMTHQEAKEHGIGGRLLVYVY from the coding sequence ATGACACTTATGGATCCTCTGGCCAACGCCCTTACAAATATGCGTAACAATGAGATGCAGGGAAACAACAAATGTAACATAACTCCAGCATCTAAAATGATTGGGCAGGTCCTGAGGACAATGCAAAAAGAAGGTTACATTGGTGAATTTGAATATGTTGATGATGAAAAGGCAGGACAATTCACCGTGGAACTAGAGGGTAACATAAACAAGTGCGGTGTGATAAAGCCCAGACATGCCGTGAAAAATGACGAGTTTGAAAAATTTGAAAAACGATACTTACCATCAAAGAACTTTGGAATAATGATAGTCACTACCTCTGAAGGTATAATGACCCACCAAGAAGCCAAAGAACACGGTATAGGTGGTAGGTTATTGGTATACGTTTATTAA
- a CDS encoding 30S ribosomal protein S14: MPRKYGKASRKCRRCGDHSALVRRYGLMLCRQCFRELAPKIGFKKFN; the protein is encoded by the coding sequence TTGCCCAGAAAATACGGAAAGGCATCCAGGAAATGTAGAAGATGCGGAGATCACTCTGCTCTGGTGAGAAGATATGGTCTCATGCTCTGTCGACAATGTTTCCGAGAACTTGCCCCTAAAATAGGATTTAAAAAGTTTAATTAG
- a CDS encoding 50S ribosomal protein L5, whose protein sequence is MNPMQQVQIAKATVNIGVGEGGEKLARAEKLLKNITNQKPVRTTSKVTNPEFGIRKGQPVACKVTLRGEKAHDAVKLILSGIDNKIRSRQFDRQGNLSFGIEEHIDIPGMRYEPDIGIFGMNVNVTFEKPGYGIKRRKIQRKHIPHKHQVTQDETLEYMKEHFQIKIKSDKDDE, encoded by the coding sequence ATGAACCCAATGCAACAGGTACAAATAGCAAAAGCCACAGTTAACATTGGAGTTGGAGAAGGTGGTGAAAAACTGGCCAGAGCAGAAAAACTGCTCAAGAATATCACCAACCAGAAACCAGTGCGTACAACATCTAAAGTAACCAATCCTGAATTTGGAATCAGAAAAGGTCAACCTGTAGCTTGCAAGGTAACTCTCCGTGGTGAAAAGGCACACGATGCTGTTAAGCTCATTCTTTCTGGAATTGATAACAAAATCAGATCTCGACAGTTTGATCGTCAAGGTAACTTATCCTTTGGAATCGAGGAACATATTGATATTCCTGGAATGCGCTATGAACCTGATATTGGAATATTCGGGATGAACGTTAACGTAACATTCGAAAAACCAGGATACGGGATTAAAAGAAGGAAAATTCAGCGAAAGCACATTCCTCACAAACACCAGGTCACGCAAGACGAGACACTGGAGTACATGAAGGAACATTTCCAGATTAAAATAAAATCTGATAAAGATGATGAATAG
- a CDS encoding 30S ribosomal protein S4e, with amino-acid sequence MAKMGSRKHLKRFKSPEHWPIHPKEFTWTVKPSPGPHTIEGSLPLLVVVRDILQIADNAREARIIINNGEIMVDGRIRKDYKFPVGFMDVIQIPKTEKAYRVLPDERGRLMLHPIEKANTGFKLCKIQDKTTIKGGKTQLNLHDGRNYITDDDCKTGDVLVLNVPEQEIKDQIKFEDGTLGIITGGKHIGERGNVKEININSGPIPNTVLIETKDKTFQTLQDYVFVLGKDKPAISLPGGQ; translated from the coding sequence ATGGCCAAAATGGGATCAAGAAAACATTTAAAACGATTCAAATCACCAGAACACTGGCCCATCCACCCAAAAGAGTTTACGTGGACGGTGAAACCCAGTCCAGGACCACACACCATCGAAGGATCATTACCATTACTTGTTGTAGTTCGTGACATACTCCAAATAGCAGACAACGCCCGCGAAGCCAGAATCATCATCAACAATGGTGAAATCATGGTGGACGGCCGCATCCGTAAGGACTATAAATTCCCAGTTGGATTCATGGATGTAATCCAAATACCAAAGACTGAAAAAGCTTATCGTGTATTGCCTGATGAGCGTGGAAGACTGATGCTCCACCCCATAGAAAAAGCAAACACTGGATTCAAACTTTGCAAGATTCAGGATAAAACCACCATCAAAGGAGGTAAAACACAGTTAAACCTCCATGACGGTAGAAACTACATTACTGATGATGATTGCAAAACTGGTGATGTCCTGGTGCTCAATGTACCTGAACAGGAAATAAAAGATCAAATCAAATTTGAAGATGGAACCCTTGGAATCATAACCGGGGGTAAGCACATTGGTGAAAGGGGAAATGTGAAGGAAATCAACATCAACAGCGGCCCCATACCCAACACAGTACTAATCGAAACCAAGGATAAAACTTTCCAAACATTACAGGACTATGTTTTTGTCCTGGGAAAAGACAAACCAGCGATTTCACTCCCTGGAGGCCAGTAA
- the rplX gene encoding 50S ribosomal protein L24, with translation MSKQPRKQRKLRYQAPLHLRHKLMSVTLSPELREEYGRRSLPVRKGDTVKVLRGDFRDHEGKVEDVDLKHYRIMIEGMSVQKPDGNQVYHPVHPSNAMLMEMDLDDDERNDILERKG, from the coding sequence ATGTCCAAACAACCAAGAAAACAGAGGAAATTACGTTACCAAGCACCATTACACCTCCGTCATAAATTGATGAGCGTCACCCTCAGCCCAGAACTACGGGAAGAATATGGACGTCGCTCCCTACCTGTGAGGAAAGGGGATACTGTAAAAGTTCTGCGAGGGGACTTCAGAGACCACGAAGGAAAAGTAGAAGATGTGGATCTTAAACACTACCGAATCATGATTGAAGGTATGAGTGTGCAGAAACCTGACGGAAATCAAGTTTACCATCCAGTACATCCCTCCAATGCAATGCTCATGGAAATGGATCTGGATGATGATGAAAGAAATGATATATTAGAGAGGAAGGGATAA
- a CDS encoding 50S ribosomal protein L14 → MKAITSKVSKSLPIGARLQCVDNTGAREVEIVSVKGYKGVRRRLGSAGVGDMVVISVKKGTVDMRREVTTAVVVRQKKEFRRADGLRVKFEDNAAVIVTPEGMLKGSEIRGPVAKEAADRWPSVGSAASIIV, encoded by the coding sequence ATGAAGGCCATCACATCAAAAGTCAGTAAATCATTACCCATCGGAGCCCGCCTGCAATGTGTGGATAACACCGGAGCCCGTGAAGTGGAAATAGTATCAGTCAAAGGATACAAAGGTGTCAGAAGAAGACTAGGAAGTGCCGGTGTAGGGGACATGGTGGTAATATCCGTTAAAAAAGGAACCGTGGACATGCGTCGAGAAGTCACCACCGCGGTAGTTGTTAGGCAAAAAAAGGAATTCCGCCGAGCTGATGGACTTAGAGTAAAATTCGAGGACAACGCTGCAGTCATAGTAACTCCAGAAGGAATGTTGAAAGGTTCTGAAATAAGAGGACCTGTGGCTAAGGAAGCTGCGGACAGATGGCCATCTGTGGGAAGCGCTGCCAGTATTATTGTGTAG
- a CDS encoding 30S ribosomal protein S17, whose protein sequence is MVGIEVTEPKEKCEDPNCPFHGTLPVRGQILEGIVTSDKAERTITVERSFYKFIRKYERYEKRKSKINVHKPDCIQVNIGDTVKIAECRPLSKTKHFVVVEVKGD, encoded by the coding sequence ATGGTTGGTATTGAAGTTACCGAACCCAAAGAAAAATGTGAAGATCCTAACTGTCCCTTCCATGGGACCCTGCCAGTGCGGGGCCAGATCCTGGAAGGAATAGTCACCAGTGACAAGGCAGAACGGACCATCACAGTTGAAAGAAGTTTTTACAAGTTCATACGAAAATACGAACGATACGAAAAAAGAAAATCGAAAATAAACGTACATAAACCAGACTGTATCCAGGTAAACATTGGTGATACAGTCAAGATTGCGGAGTGCCGACCCCTTTCCAAGACCAAGCACTTCGTAGTGGTGGAAGTAAAAGGGGATTAA
- the rnp1 gene encoding ribonuclease P protein component 1, whose product MITPQNIMKHELVGLELEVTGGLHGDLEGIKGKVVNETKNTLTIDDGEGNEKIIPKGSATFQFKLPEGITVEIDGKIIISRPEDRIKKRFRKYW is encoded by the coding sequence ATGATCACACCACAAAACATTATGAAACATGAACTGGTGGGCTTGGAACTAGAAGTCACCGGTGGTTTGCATGGGGATTTAGAAGGAATTAAAGGAAAAGTGGTTAACGAAACCAAAAACACCCTCACCATTGATGATGGTGAAGGCAATGAAAAAATCATACCCAAAGGAAGTGCAACATTCCAGTTCAAACTTCCCGAGGGAATCACAGTAGAAATAGATGGCAAGATAATAATTTCTCGCCCGGAAGACAGGATAAAAAAGAGATTTAGGAAATATTGGTGA
- the yciH gene encoding stress response translation initiation inhibitor YciH: MKICEVCGLPEELCVCEEIAREIQSVKVYTVRRRFGKLMTIVEGIDEHDIDIRELTKELKNRCACGGTSKKGQIELQGDHKRRVKEVLAEMGFSSDTIQIR, encoded by the coding sequence ATGAAAATCTGCGAAGTTTGTGGTCTACCAGAAGAACTCTGCGTTTGTGAGGAAATAGCCCGAGAGATACAGAGTGTAAAAGTCTACACGGTGAGAAGAAGATTTGGAAAACTGATGACTATTGTAGAGGGAATAGATGAACACGATATTGACATCAGAGAACTCACCAAGGAACTGAAAAACAGATGTGCCTGCGGTGGAACGTCCAAGAAGGGCCAAATCGAACTGCAAGGAGACCATAAAAGGAGGGTTAAGGAAGTCTTGGCCGAAATGGGCTTTTCTTCAGACACCATCCAAATTCGTTAG